A region of the Thermodesulfobacteriota bacterium genome:
CGAGCTCACGGTACTGCGCGAGGTCGAGCCTCTATGTACCGGCCACCTGCTTCATGGCCTTGACCTGCGCGGCCCCTCCGACCCTGGAGACCGAGAGGCCGACGTTTACCGCCGGCCTTATACCCGAGTGGAAGAGGTCGGTCTCGAGGTATATCTGGCCGTCGGTTATGGAGATGACGTTCGTGGGTATGTAGGCGGAGACGTCTCCGGCCTGCGTTTCTATAATCGGAAGGGCGGTCAAGGAACCACCGCCGACATCGTCTTTCAGCTTAGCTGCCCTCTCAAGCAGGCGAGAGTGGAGATAGAAAACGTCTCCGGGGAAGGCCTCACGTCCCGGGGGCCGCCGGAGGAGCAGCGAAAGCTGGCGGTAGGCCACCGCGTGTTTCGATAGGTCGTCGTATACCACGAGCGCGTGCTTGCCGTTGTCGCGGAAGTACTCCCCTATGGTGCATCCCGTATAGGGGGATATGAACTGGAGCGGCGCCGACGTGCTGGCGGTGGCGGCGACGACTATCGTATATTCCATGGCGCCGAACTGCCTGAGCTTCTCGACTATCTGGGCCACGGTCGACTGCTTCTGCCCTATGGCCACGTATATGCACGCGACATCGAGGCCCTTCTGGTTTATGATGGTATCGATGGCGACGGCGGTCTTTCCGGTCTGGCGGTCGCCGATTATAAGCTCCCTCTGCCCCCTGCCGATGGGTATCATGCTGTCTATGGCCTTGATCCCCGTCTGCAAGGGCTCTGAGACGGGCTGCCTCAAGACTATGCCGGGGGCCTTTATCTCCACCCTCCTGGACTCCCTGGTCTCCATCGGGCCTTTATCGTCTATGGGTTGACCGAGCGCGTCCACGACCCTTCCGAGCAGCGCCTCGCCCACCTGGACCTCCACTATCCGCCCGGTCCTCTTTACCGTGTCGCCTTCCTTTATCTCGAAGTCGTGGCCGAATATCGCCACGCCGACGTTATCCTCTTCGAGGTTCAGGACCATCCCGGTTATACCTCCCGGAAAATCGACGAGCTCTCCGGCCATCGCCTTCTCGAGCCCGTATATCCTTGCTATCCCGTCGCCCACGGATATGACCGTGCCGACCTCCTCGACGTTGACTTCCTTCTCGAAACCCTTTATCCGTCCCTTGATGAGTTCCGTTATCTCTCCGGCCTTGATCATTTAAGCCACTCCTTCCAGCATTTTTTGCTTTACGCGTTCGAGCTGCGTCCTCAAACTCCCGTCCATTATAGTATTGCCCACCCTTACGACAAGCCCGCCTATGAGGGTCGGGTTCTTCTCGCAGGTGAGTATGACCTCTTTTTTCGTCTCCGCCTTGAGCCGTTCGGCTACGGCGCTGCGCGCGGCCTTATCCATCTCGAAAGGCGACTCGACCGTTACCCTGAGCCTTCCGGTAAGCTCGTCCTCCATCCTCGCGTACGCCTTCGATATCTCCTCGATGAGCTTTACCTTGCGCCCCTCGACCAGTATGGCCAGGAACCTCTTGACCTCCCCGGAGACCTTTATGCGATCGGCAACCTCACCGGCCATATCGACCCTCTCTTCGAGCTTGTACATGGGGTTCAGGAGTACACGGTAGAGTACGGGGCTCTCACTAAAGACAGCGACGAGCTCCTTGAGCTCGTCGCCGAACTTCTCGTCTGCCTTCCCTTCGGTCCCGACCTCTATAAGGGCCCGGGCGTATCTCCTGGCGACGGCGGTTTTACTCATCAGTTAAGTTTTAACCTCTCCAGATAGTCTTTCATGAGTTTCTTCTGGTCTTCGGGGTTTATCTCCTTCGAGAGTATTTCCCCGGCCATCTCCACCGAGAGCCGGGCGAGCTCTTTCTGGAGCGACAACTTCGCCTTCTTCACCTCCTGCTCGGCGGTGAGCTTCGCCTGCTCCTTCAACTTAGCGGCGGCCTCCGCGGCCTCCTTCAATATCTTCTCCCTCTCGGCCTCGCCCCCGAGCTTCAATCCGGCATGTATCTCTTCCACCTTTTTATCCAGGAGGCCGAGCTTCTCTTCATACTCCTTTTGCTTCGCCTCGGCCTCGGCCTTGGCCCGCTCCGCATCTTCTATGGCCGTCCTTATATCCTCGGTCCTCTGCTCGAGGAAACCCTTTATCCACTTCCTCCATACAAGGTAGAGCCCGACAAGGAGGACGCAGAAGTTAATAAACTTCCAGGGTATCGCGCTGCCTTCTTCGTGCCCCCCACCCCCACCGTTGGCGGCCAGGACCAGGGAGGGCAGAAAAGCCAAAACAAGCGCAATGCCCGCTATAACCTTCCTGTCGATTATCTTCTCCGCCACGCTCTTTGAGATGCCCCTGGCGTCTTTCTTGAGCTGCGTGAGCGCCGAGGCGCCGTCCTTTTCGATCCTGGTCCTCACCTTGCCGACCTCGGCGTTCGCCTCGACTCTCGCGGCCTCCATAACGGCCTTTTCCTTACTTAACGCCTCCTGCCTCACCGCCGCCCTCGCCTCCTGCCCCCGGACCACCGCCTCCTTAAGGCGCCTCTCGTAGTCCCGAACCCCTTCGGCGACCTTGCTCTCCGTGTCCTCGGCGTCCTTCAAGGCCCCCTCGGTCCGCTTCTTCCTCTCCTCGATCACCGATATAACGGGCTGGAAGAGGATGCGGTTCAGCACGAAAAGCAGGGCAAAGTAAGCCACTATCTGAAAGATTAGTGTGTGGTCGAGATCCATCATAGCCGGGTTCCTTTAACAGGTCGTCTTGGTATGCGAAATAAAGAAGGATTAGTACCACATGGGCCTACGAATTGTCAAGGACAATCCCTGAATCTGATGGTAAATGCCATTTCACGCACGCCCCTTGCCGCACACCTTGACAGCCGCATTAAGCGGGCTATACTTCAGACTATGGGTTTCCCGCCGGGAAAAACGGGAGAAATAACGAAAAAAACGCGAAAAACACCACGATAGGGGACTCAATGCTTACGTTAAGTATGGTCAAGGCGGACGTCGGGGGGATGGTGGGACACACGAGCGTCCACCCCGACCTCTTCGATACCGCCAGAGAGAGGCTTGGCCGCGCAAAGAAACAGGGCGCCTTAACGGACTTCCACCTCTTGAGGTGCGGGGACGACATGGGAATCCTGCTGGCCCACAGAGAGGGGGAAGAAAGCGGGGAAATTCACGAGCTTGCGTGGAACACGCTCGTAGCCTGCGGCCGGGTCGCTAAGGGGCTGAAGCTCCACGACGCCGGAGAGGACCTCATCGGGGAGGAGTTCCACGGCAGCCTTACGGGCATGGGGCCGGCGGTGGCGGAGATCGAGTTCACGGAGAGGAAGAGCGAGCCGGTCATCGTATACATGACGGACAAGGCCGCCTCCGGGGCGTGGAACCTCCCGTTTTTCAAGGTGTTCGCCGACCCGTTCAACAGCTCGGGCCTTGTGGACGACCCGGTCATGATAAGCGGTTTTTCCTTCAGGGTCACCGACGTTAGAGATGACAGCCACATTATGCTTTCCTGCCCCGAAGAGCTCCACTACCTCCTGTCGCTCATAGGCTTCACCTCAAGGTACGCGATAACGGCGACACACAGGAACTCGGACATGGAGCAGGCCTCGGCGGCGTCGGCCCGTATACCCATAAAGAGACACGCGGGCGGGGGGGGCGGGGACGATCCGGTCGCGCTCGTAAGGTGCGAGAACGGCTTCCCATCCGTGGGCGAGGTGCTGGAGCCCTTCGCCTTCCCCCACCTTGTCGAGGGGTGGCTCGGGGGCTCGCATACCGGCCCGCTTATGCCCGTCCCCTTCTACGAGGCCAACCCCACGAGGTCCGGCGGCCCCCCGAGGGTTATCGCCGCCGGGTTCCAGCTCTCCAACGGCCGCCTCCTGGGCCCGCACGACATGTTCGACGACCCTGGCTTCGACGGCGCCCGAAGGCTTTCGGGCAGGGTCGGCGACTACATGCGCGGCCACGGCCCGTTCCAGCCCCACCGCATGCCCGAGGAGCGGATGGAGTACGGCACCCTGCCCTCGGTCGTCGAGAGGCTCAAAGGCCGGTTCGAGAGAGAGAAAAAGAAGGGAAAAGGGAAAGTACATAAGTTCAAGGGGCTTTATCAGTGAGCATATCCCTAAAGCCCCTGAAACCCCTGAAACCAATGATCCGTGAACTCCCCGTAAGACCCCCCCCCATACCTACCCCCCCTTGCCATCGCACCAAAGGCTGGTATACTTATATATAGAGACGGAATAACGCAGGGGCGGATCAAGAACCGCTTCATAAGGAGGCACGCATGACAAAAGGCAACGGAAAACACCTAAGGAGCAGCACGAAGAAGTCGATAGACACGGAAAAGGATCCGTACCTTCTCAAAGAGGCCCCCAAAGACATGGCGGCCTGCAATAAGTGCGGGGCCGTATACCACAACAAAAGATGGAGCCTGCCCGATAAGGTCACCGAAGCGAAACCTTCCGTAAAGGTCCTCTGCCCGGCCTGCCAGAAGATAAAGGACGGCTTTGCCGGAGGCTTCGTCTCCATACGCGGGGAGTTCGCCAGGGAGCACGCCGAAGAGATAGTGAACCTCATAAGGAACAAGGAAGAACGCGCCATGTACCACAACCCGCTCGACCGGATAATCGACATAAAGAGAAAGAAGGGAGAGATGGAGGTGACGACCACCACGGAAAAGCTCGCCCAGAGGATCGGGCAGGTGCTCCACAAGAGCTTTAGCGGCAAGGTCGAGTACAAGTGGGGTTCGGACGTGAAGATGGCGCGCGTGGTGTGGACAAGATAGATGCGGGAGGCCGAACTCTGGAAGGGAATCGGGAACAAAAAGGTAGAGTGCCGCCTCTGCTGCCACCGTTGCAAGATAAACGACGGCAAGAGGGGTATCTGCGGGGTAAGGGAAAACAGGGGCGGCAAGCTCTGGAGCCTGAACTACGGCCTCCTCATAGCGCGGAACATCGACCCCATAGAG
Encoded here:
- the atpH gene encoding ATP synthase F1 subunit delta; translation: MSKTAVARRYARALIEVGTEGKADEKFGDELKELVAVFSESPVLYRVLLNPMYKLEERVDMAGEVADRIKVSGEVKRFLAILVEGRKVKLIEEISKAYARMEDELTGRLRVTVESPFEMDKAARSAVAERLKAETKKEVILTCEKNPTLIGGLVVRVGNTIMDGSLRTQLERVKQKMLEGVA
- a CDS encoding ATP synthase F0 subunit B, giving the protein MMDLDHTLIFQIVAYFALLFVLNRILFQPVISVIEERKKRTEGALKDAEDTESKVAEGVRDYERRLKEAVVRGQEARAAVRQEALSKEKAVMEAARVEANAEVGKVRTRIEKDGASALTQLKKDARGISKSVAEKIIDRKVIAGIALVLAFLPSLVLAANGGGGGHEEGSAIPWKFINFCVLLVGLYLVWRKWIKGFLEQRTEDIRTAIEDAERAKAEAEAKQKEYEEKLGLLDKKVEEIHAGLKLGGEAEREKILKEAAEAAAKLKEQAKLTAEQEVKKAKLSLQKELARLSVEMAGEILSKEINPEDQKKLMKDYLERLKLN
- a CDS encoding fructose 1,6-bisphosphatase — its product is MLTLSMVKADVGGMVGHTSVHPDLFDTARERLGRAKKQGALTDFHLLRCGDDMGILLAHREGEESGEIHELAWNTLVACGRVAKGLKLHDAGEDLIGEEFHGSLTGMGPAVAEIEFTERKSEPVIVYMTDKAASGAWNLPFFKVFADPFNSSGLVDDPVMISGFSFRVTDVRDDSHIMLSCPEELHYLLSLIGFTSRYAITATHRNSDMEQASAASARIPIKRHAGGGGGDDPVALVRCENGFPSVGEVLEPFAFPHLVEGWLGGSHTGPLMPVPFYEANPTRSGGPPRVIAAGFQLSNGRLLGPHDMFDDPGFDGARRLSGRVGDYMRGHGPFQPHRMPEERMEYGTLPSVVERLKGRFEREKKKGKGKVHKFKGLYQ
- a CDS encoding BCAM0308 family protein, with translation MTKGNGKHLRSSTKKSIDTEKDPYLLKEAPKDMAACNKCGAVYHNKRWSLPDKVTEAKPSVKVLCPACQKIKDGFAGGFVSIRGEFAREHAEEIVNLIRNKEERAMYHNPLDRIIDIKRKKGEMEVTTTTEKLAQRIGQVLHKSFSGKVEYKWGSDVKMARVVWTR